Proteins from one Juglans microcarpa x Juglans regia isolate MS1-56 chromosome 1S, Jm3101_v1.0, whole genome shotgun sequence genomic window:
- the LOC121245907 gene encoding signal recognition particle 14 kDa protein-like encodes MVLLQLDPFLNELTSMFERSTEKGSVWVTLKRSSLKSKVQRNKMATAGETIEYRCLIRATDGKKTISTSVGAKDHQRFQASYATILKAHMTALKKRERKDKKKAAESDKKEGVAKKPKRV; translated from the exons gTTCTTTTACAGCTAGACCCATTCCTCAATGAACTCACTAGCATGTTTGAGCGCAGCACTGAGAAGGGCTCTGTTTGGGTTACCCTTAAGCGAT CATCCTTGAAGTCTAAGGTTCAGAGGAATAAAATGGCAACTGCTGGTGAAACGATTGAGTATAGATGCCTTATCCGTGCTACTGATGGGAAAAAGACGATTTCGACTTCA GTTGGAGCAAAGGATCATCAGCGTTTTCAAGCTTCGTATGCAACTATACTCAAGGCCCACATGACAGCTCtaaagaagagggagagaaaggatAAGAAAAAGGCTGCAGAGAGTGATAAGAAAGAAGGGGTTGCGAAGAAGCCCAAGAGGGTGTAA